From Synoicihabitans lomoniglobus, the proteins below share one genomic window:
- a CDS encoding LacI family DNA-binding transcriptional regulator — MNKRKSSSPLGPDAGPVVTNGPGSRRVTHQDIAQSLGINKSTVSLALRSDPRIAVATRKRVAELAEQMGYRPDPALATLARQRWAGHETGSGSVLAYIVDSRYATMPLQRRFLDAARKRAEQRGYGLLAFDLAPYNEIGSAMRVLRARGIRGVLMPQLPPSDGPAIKEMPVEHFTVVCLGAGYTPVPFHAVASDMFEVTRYVWRMIWERGYRRIGGAVFRHSPEALDDAERIGSCLAMQLASLTTRQRVPLLTAGPQDKDAFLEWVRRYRPEVLLAMVPRVYDWLIEGGWRIPQDIAVAGIVAIPEECPNMSGCVRHEAEVSATGVDSLIAAMLENEWGPPAVQRRVLIAPQWYEGTSLPVKTRAQAGTKG, encoded by the coding sequence ATGAATAAACGCAAGTCGAGTTCTCCTCTTGGCCCAGACGCCGGCCCCGTTGTTACAAATGGTCCGGGATCACGTCGGGTGACTCATCAGGACATTGCTCAAAGTTTGGGCATCAACAAGTCGACGGTTTCCTTGGCTCTCCGGAGCGATCCCCGGATCGCGGTAGCGACTCGTAAGCGCGTGGCCGAACTTGCGGAGCAGATGGGTTACCGGCCCGATCCGGCCCTGGCGACCCTAGCGCGGCAACGGTGGGCAGGACATGAAACGGGCAGCGGGTCGGTGTTGGCTTACATCGTCGACAGCCGTTACGCAACGATGCCGCTGCAGCGGCGATTCTTGGATGCCGCACGAAAACGAGCCGAACAACGGGGTTATGGTTTGTTGGCGTTCGACCTCGCGCCGTATAACGAAATCGGAAGCGCCATGCGGGTATTGCGGGCTCGCGGTATTCGGGGTGTATTGATGCCGCAACTACCGCCGTCTGATGGTCCGGCGATCAAAGAGATGCCGGTGGAGCATTTCACCGTGGTTTGCCTAGGTGCAGGTTACACGCCGGTGCCTTTTCATGCGGTGGCGTCGGATATGTTTGAAGTGACGCGCTATGTTTGGCGTATGATTTGGGAACGCGGGTATCGTCGTATCGGTGGGGCGGTGTTCAGGCATTCCCCCGAAGCCTTGGATGACGCGGAGCGAATCGGTTCTTGTCTGGCAATGCAATTGGCGTCGCTGACGACACGTCAGCGCGTTCCCTTACTCACTGCTGGACCTCAGGATAAGGATGCATTCCTGGAGTGGGTGCGTCGCTATCGACCGGAAGTTTTGCTGGCGATGGTTCCGAGAGTTTACGATTGGCTGATTGAGGGTGGTTGGCGCATCCCTCAAGACATTGCGGTAGCAGGTATCGTGGCAATTCCTGAGGAGTGTCCAAATATGAGCGGTTGCGTGCGGCATGAGGCCGAAGTAAGTGCGACAGGAGTGGATTCTTTGATTGCCGCGATGTTGGAAAACGAATGGGGCCCGCCTGCGGTTCAACGACGTGTATTGATCGCGCCCCAGTGGTATGAGGGCACGTCGCTACCGGTGAAAACCCGTGCCCAAGCTGGGACTAAAGGGTGA
- a CDS encoding sulfatase-like hydrolase/transferase yields MKFPLLLRLVGTLLNASLLAATEPAANEDSPRPQPNILWITSEDHGIEMGCYGDAFATTPHVDQLATQGLTYRFAWSNAPVCAAARTTLITGVYPTSTGSEHMRSRVPFPAGIEMYPQLLRKAGYYCTNNAKEDYNLNQPGRVWDISSPQAHWRDRPANQPFFAIFNSTVSHEHAIRTRPHSLVHDPAQVRVPAYHPDTPEVRHDWAQYYDSVSEADTIAGDRLAELAAAGLTDDTIVFYYGDHGSGMPRSKRWPGNSGLRVPLVVYIPQKFRDLRPPEYTPGGMSDRLVSFVDFAPTLLSLAGVKPPAWMQGHAFLGRYDTPPQPFLFGFRGRMDERYDLVRTVTDGRFVYLRNYLPFRPAGQHIAYQFRTDTTRIWWQLHEAHALSPEQDAFWHPRAPEELYDLQTDPDEVHNLADSREYQEIKARLRTAQQAQARATLDVGFLPEGELHHREPGVSPYAFARDPGVYPFERIFATAELASLLDPAAIPELVQRLSDTDNTVRYWAVLGLLMRKSAGGPTGRDALRVALHDSSPDVRIAAAETLALYGSPADRTMTLDLLAQAADPTQSDALIPMAALNAIDDLGPIALPIRPILAAYAAHSEQLPPDRYLGYLQNLLARYQPPAASDLQ; encoded by the coding sequence ATGAAATTCCCCCTGTTACTTCGGCTTGTCGGCACATTGCTCAATGCTTCGCTCCTGGCCGCCACGGAGCCTGCGGCCAATGAGGATTCACCGCGCCCACAACCCAACATCCTCTGGATTACCAGCGAGGATCACGGCATTGAGATGGGGTGCTACGGCGATGCCTTCGCCACCACCCCACATGTCGATCAACTCGCGACCCAGGGACTTACTTACCGCTTCGCCTGGTCCAACGCCCCCGTCTGCGCCGCCGCCCGCACTACTTTGATCACGGGCGTTTATCCGACGTCCACGGGGAGCGAACACATGCGCAGCCGCGTGCCATTTCCCGCCGGGATCGAGATGTATCCCCAACTGCTACGTAAAGCTGGCTACTACTGCACCAATAACGCCAAGGAGGATTACAATCTCAACCAGCCAGGCCGGGTCTGGGACATTTCATCCCCCCAGGCCCATTGGCGTGATCGACCCGCAAACCAGCCTTTTTTCGCCATCTTCAATTCCACGGTCAGCCACGAACACGCGATCCGCACGCGTCCTCATAGCCTCGTGCACGATCCCGCTCAGGTGCGCGTCCCGGCCTACCATCCCGATACGCCGGAGGTCCGCCATGATTGGGCCCAGTATTACGACTCGGTCTCGGAGGCCGACACCATCGCCGGAGATCGCCTCGCTGAGCTCGCCGCGGCCGGGCTCACCGACGACACCATCGTATTCTACTACGGGGACCATGGTTCCGGCATGCCTCGGTCCAAACGCTGGCCGGGTAACTCCGGACTGCGCGTGCCTCTTGTGGTCTACATTCCGCAAAAATTCCGCGACCTGCGCCCTCCGGAATACACCCCCGGCGGCATGTCGGATCGCTTGGTGAGCTTCGTCGATTTCGCGCCTACCCTGCTCAGCCTCGCCGGGGTTAAGCCGCCCGCCTGGATGCAAGGCCACGCCTTTCTCGGGCGGTATGACACCCCGCCCCAACCTTTCTTGTTCGGGTTCCGCGGTCGCATGGACGAACGCTACGACCTGGTGCGCACAGTCACCGACGGCCGTTTCGTTTACCTGCGCAACTACCTGCCCTTCCGACCGGCTGGCCAACACATCGCCTACCAGTTTCGCACCGACACCACCCGAATCTGGTGGCAGCTGCACGAGGCCCACGCACTCTCCCCGGAGCAGGATGCCTTTTGGCATCCCCGGGCACCCGAGGAGCTCTACGACCTGCAGACCGATCCCGACGAAGTCCACAACCTCGCCGACTCGCGCGAGTATCAGGAAATCAAAGCCCGCCTCCGCACCGCGCAGCAGGCGCAGGCCCGCGCCACCCTCGATGTAGGATTCCTGCCCGAAGGGGAACTGCACCACCGCGAACCCGGCGTATCGCCCTACGCCTTTGCCCGCGACCCCGGCGTTTATCCCTTCGAGCGCATCTTCGCCACCGCTGAGCTCGCTTCCCTGCTCGACCCCGCCGCGATCCCCGAACTAGTGCAAAGACTGAGCGACACCGATAATACCGTGCGCTACTGGGCCGTGCTCGGCCTGCTGATGCGTAAGTCCGCCGGGGGACCAACCGGCCGCGACGCCCTGCGTGTCGCCCTCCATGATTCCTCGCCCGACGTGCGCATCGCGGCGGCCGAGACGCTCGCCCTCTACGGATCCCCTGCGGATCGGACGATGACACTCGATCTGCTGGCCCAGGCCGCCGATCCGACGCAATCGGACGCCCTCATCCCGATGGCCGCCCTCAATGCCATCGACGATCTGGGGCCTATCGCGCTCCCCATTCGCCCCATCCTCGCCGCCTACGCCGCGCATTCCGAACAACTGCCTCCGGACCGTTACCTTGGTTATTTGCAGAACCTGCTCGCGCGCTACCAACCACCGGCGGCCAGCGATCTTCAATGA
- a CDS encoding aldo/keto reductase, with translation MLYRPLAGLEAVSALCLGAGPFGSQLPAARAYDLLDAFVNVGGNFIDTAHIYGAWAPQGENGGCGNSEVTVGRWLRQNGHRDRMIVATKGGHPDFATGETRLTREGLRRFRACANWSSMMCRNRVTCQPCGASASRC, from the coding sequence ATGCTCTATCGCCCTCTTGCTGGCCTCGAAGCGGTTTCCGCGCTTTGCCTCGGTGCCGGACCCTTTGGTTCCCAGCTTCCCGCCGCCCGCGCCTACGATCTGCTGGACGCCTTCGTGAACGTCGGGGGCAACTTCATCGACACCGCCCACATCTATGGCGCCTGGGCACCGCAGGGCGAAAACGGCGGCTGCGGCAACAGCGAGGTGACCGTCGGCCGTTGGCTACGCCAGAACGGCCACCGGGATCGGATGATTGTCGCCACCAAGGGAGGACATCCCGACTTCGCCACGGGTGAGACCCGCCTTACCCGCGAAGGACTGCGAAGGTTTCGCGCATGCGCCAACTGGTCGAGCATGATGTGTCGAAACCGTGTTACATGCCAACCGTGTGGGGCTTCGGCTAGTCGGTGCTAA
- a CDS encoding PstS family phosphate ABC transporter substrate-binding protein, which produces MKICRNLRVRTLRGLRGVGATMAVAALGAETMHWGGSDLLGPSVVTAIESRATADALTVRVDFAGSRPGRDMLLAGNLDIAVLVDDPGADPLPEAYVAVPAGYATAVVVAPRSLKVEQIDFTMIAQLLGTGGHAATMRWGDLGDAGPAAAVPIVPVVTTSADGFAQTLIEHFVLHDQPVRAEVRRFDRTAGALAAVRADDGGLAFVPWLGPGQEEFKALLVAPEPGEVAFGPSPENLHAGDYPLRVALRLVFLRERAPTLLPWLRHWYGDEISAALEASGLVPLPRSARNQQVFDLEVIE; this is translated from the coding sequence ATGAAAATTTGCCGTAATCTGCGCGTTCGCACCTTACGCGGGCTGAGAGGGGTGGGCGCCACGATGGCGGTGGCGGCTCTGGGCGCGGAGACGATGCATTGGGGGGGATCGGATCTGTTGGGGCCATCGGTGGTGACCGCGATCGAATCCCGCGCCACGGCTGATGCTCTGACCGTGCGCGTCGATTTTGCCGGGAGCCGACCCGGCCGGGACATGCTGTTGGCGGGCAACCTCGATATCGCGGTGCTCGTGGACGATCCCGGAGCCGACCCGTTGCCGGAAGCCTACGTGGCGGTGCCGGCCGGCTACGCCACGGCCGTGGTGGTGGCCCCACGCAGCCTGAAGGTCGAGCAAATCGATTTTACCATGATCGCACAGCTTTTGGGCACGGGCGGTCATGCGGCGACCATGCGGTGGGGAGACCTGGGCGATGCCGGTCCCGCGGCGGCGGTGCCGATTGTGCCGGTTGTCACGACGTCGGCCGACGGATTCGCGCAAACGCTGATCGAGCACTTTGTGCTGCATGACCAACCCGTCCGGGCCGAGGTGCGGCGGTTCGATCGCACCGCCGGTGCCTTGGCGGCCGTGCGGGCGGACGACGGTGGTCTGGCCTTTGTGCCTTGGTTGGGCCCGGGTCAGGAAGAATTTAAGGCTCTGCTCGTGGCCCCCGAACCCGGGGAAGTCGCGTTTGGCCCCTCGCCGGAGAACCTCCACGCCGGGGATTATCCGCTGCGGGTCGCGCTGCGTTTGGTTTTTTTGCGTGAGCGCGCGCCGACGCTATTACCCTGGTTGCGCCACTGGTATGGCGATGAAATTTCGGCGGCGTTGGAGGCGAGCGGACTGGTGCCGTTGCCGCGATCGGCTCGTAATCAACAGGTATTTGATTTGGAGGTCATCGAGTGA
- a CDS encoding GumC family protein, whose translation MAAPLSRQDHTTLADFLRILRQRKAMVAGLTLIVLATAAVVTMLLPKWYLSTAQVRVEKPDGAVKLFQNQGSAAYDPYFLQDQFKIMQSPKILYPVIEHLDLNREIGLMLDSPEALPIDITLGYLVNEMLQLESPRNSSFIDINVYAQRPQLAADIANEIARVYSEDRIAFATSEQREGLSKLRNELEIQEREVTAQRDRVEQLRNDLNLAGVDLNARYSDMEIETLRQMQNSLIALRVDAIGRKTRWERFRDIPFEERVNLVNSELISDANIQDLLQAYLVTDQTETRLRARLGSAHPDLVAAVENRLKIREQLDGQLRGYEKALEIAYQEASSRVAELERQLSAAKVEQILSARDRVRPFEEAAQDLEDSTRLLTTLKLTLRQREIDFQVPKRTIELLGEARPARRASKPSWTVNLVLALTVGLLLGIGVAVAIEYFDTSFRNVADIETRLQVPVVGVIPWLADAAAFDPDDMVATEPFRVLQTNLNLALPQADSIALSIVSAGPGEGKSTTVHRLALVMARSGQKVLLVDADLRRPTQHRLGGWKREPGLADYLKGDASLDDVIQVGAAPELDVIGSGGVTDFTLGMLHTRRLQELITETRGRYDRILFDSPPIIGVSDASVLSTTMDGALLLIQHRRNPQAMTIRAQQTLASAHTTLFGAILNQVPADSGEDYGYYAHNYAYYGESNRRRAKSRSSRPAVDKTADGGPERIDLDEPGR comes from the coding sequence ATGGCTGCGCCTCTCTCCCGTCAGGATCACACTACACTCGCGGATTTCCTGCGCATCCTGCGTCAACGCAAAGCCATGGTGGCGGGGTTGACGCTGATCGTTTTGGCCACGGCGGCGGTGGTGACGATGCTGTTGCCCAAGTGGTATCTTTCCACCGCGCAGGTGCGGGTGGAGAAGCCCGACGGCGCAGTGAAGCTCTTTCAGAATCAGGGCAGCGCCGCCTACGATCCGTATTTCCTGCAGGATCAGTTCAAGATCATGCAGTCCCCCAAGATCCTGTATCCGGTCATTGAACACCTTGATCTCAATCGCGAGATCGGTCTCATGCTGGACAGCCCGGAAGCGCTGCCGATCGACATCACGCTGGGGTATTTGGTCAACGAGATGCTGCAGCTGGAATCGCCGCGCAATTCCTCGTTCATCGACATCAACGTGTATGCGCAGCGCCCGCAGTTGGCCGCCGACATCGCCAACGAAATTGCCCGCGTTTACTCCGAGGATCGCATCGCCTTCGCCACCTCTGAACAACGCGAAGGCTTGAGCAAGCTGCGCAACGAGCTGGAAATCCAGGAACGCGAAGTCACCGCCCAACGTGACCGCGTCGAGCAGTTGCGCAACGACCTCAACCTCGCCGGAGTCGACCTGAACGCCCGCTACTCCGACATGGAGATCGAGACCCTGCGCCAGATGCAGAACTCGCTCATCGCGCTGCGCGTCGACGCCATCGGGCGCAAGACCCGGTGGGAGCGGTTCCGCGACATCCCCTTCGAGGAACGCGTCAATCTGGTGAACTCGGAGCTCATCTCCGACGCGAACATTCAGGACTTGTTGCAGGCGTATCTCGTCACCGACCAAACCGAGACCCGCCTGCGGGCCCGCCTCGGCAGCGCTCACCCCGATCTCGTCGCCGCGGTGGAAAACCGGCTCAAGATTCGCGAGCAACTCGACGGCCAATTGCGGGGTTACGAAAAAGCCCTCGAAATCGCCTACCAGGAAGCCTCCTCCCGGGTGGCGGAACTCGAACGCCAACTCAGCGCCGCCAAGGTCGAACAAATCCTGTCGGCGCGCGACCGGGTGCGTCCGTTCGAGGAGGCGGCCCAGGACCTCGAGGACAGCACGCGATTGCTGACCACGCTCAAACTCACGTTGCGCCAACGGGAGATCGATTTCCAAGTGCCTAAGCGCACGATCGAACTCCTCGGTGAAGCCCGTCCCGCCCGGCGGGCGAGCAAACCGAGCTGGACGGTGAATCTCGTGCTGGCCCTGACCGTCGGGCTGCTGCTGGGCATCGGCGTCGCGGTGGCGATTGAATATTTCGACACCAGTTTTCGCAACGTGGCCGATATCGAAACCCGGCTGCAAGTGCCGGTCGTGGGTGTGATCCCGTGGTTGGCCGATGCCGCCGCTTTCGATCCCGACGACATGGTGGCGACCGAGCCGTTTCGCGTGCTGCAGACCAACCTCAACCTTGCCTTGCCCCAGGCGGATTCCATCGCCCTGTCGATTGTCTCGGCCGGACCGGGCGAGGGCAAATCGACCACCGTGCACCGACTGGCACTGGTGATGGCGCGCAGCGGTCAAAAGGTCCTGCTGGTCGATGCCGATCTCCGGCGGCCCACCCAACACCGCCTGGGTGGATGGAAACGCGAGCCGGGCCTGGCGGACTATCTCAAAGGCGACGCCAGTCTCGACGACGTGATTCAGGTGGGCGCCGCCCCGGAGTTGGACGTGATCGGCAGCGGCGGCGTCACCGACTTCACTTTGGGCATGTTGCACACGCGCCGCCTGCAGGAGCTCATCACGGAAACGCGCGGCCGCTACGATCGCATCCTGTTCGATTCGCCCCCCATCATCGGCGTGAGCGATGCCTCCGTGCTCTCGACCACCATGGATGGCGCTTTGCTGCTGATCCAGCACCGGCGCAATCCGCAGGCCATGACGATTCGCGCGCAGCAGACCCTGGCCAGTGCGCACACGACCTTGTTTGGAGCCATATTGAATCAAGTGCCGGCCGACAGCGGCGAAGATTACGGCTATTACGCGCACAATTACGCCTACTACGGTGAGAGTAACCGCCGTCGCGCTAAATCCCGTTCATCCCGCCCGGCGGTCGACAAAACTGCGGACGGAGGCCCTGAACGAATCGACCTCGATGAACCGGGCCGTTAG